The following are encoded together in the Mammaliicoccus vitulinus genome:
- the xerC gene encoding tyrosine recombinase XerC, whose translation MVHTVEQQFVDMLTYEKHFSTHTLNAYQLDLNEFNAFLQSEHLTLESFEYKDARRYLAFLYDKGHKRTSVSRKISTLRSLYQYWMSIDGDIQNPFIQLVHPKKEHHLPSFFYEEEMEKLFETLDDGKRTNIRDRVILELLYATGIRVSELVHIKMNDIDLTYSFVKVLGKGNKERIVPFGEYCQSAITDYIESFRSQLKIDHDYLIVNMRGQPITERGVRYALNEIVKRTQGVYHIHPHKLRHTFATHLLNQGADLRSVQSLLGHESLSTTSQYTHVTKDQLRKVYLSAHPRA comes from the coding sequence ATGGTACATACAGTTGAGCAGCAATTTGTTGATATGTTAACGTATGAAAAACATTTTTCCACCCATACATTAAATGCATATCAACTTGATTTAAATGAATTTAATGCATTTTTACAATCAGAACATTTAACTTTAGAATCCTTTGAATATAAAGATGCAAGAAGATACCTTGCGTTTTTGTATGATAAAGGACATAAGCGAACAAGTGTATCACGCAAAATTTCGACATTAAGATCTTTATATCAATATTGGATGAGCATAGATGGTGATATTCAAAATCCATTTATTCAACTTGTTCATCCTAAAAAAGAACATCATTTACCGAGTTTTTTCTATGAAGAAGAGATGGAAAAATTATTTGAAACGCTAGACGATGGTAAGCGAACGAATATTCGAGATCGCGTTATTTTGGAGTTGCTTTATGCAACAGGCATACGTGTTTCAGAATTAGTTCATATAAAAATGAATGATATTGATTTAACTTACTCATTTGTTAAAGTTTTAGGTAAAGGTAATAAAGAGAGGATTGTTCCTTTTGGAGAATATTGCCAAAGTGCTATAACGGATTATATCGAAAGCTTCAGAAGTCAATTGAAAATAGACCATGACTATTTAATTGTAAATATGAGAGGTCAACCGATCACAGAACGTGGTGTACGTTATGCACTAAATGAAATAGTAAAGAGAACTCAAGGGGTATATCATATTCATCCCCATAAATTGAGACATACATTTGCTACTCATTTATTGAATCAAGGTGCTGATTTGAGAAGTGTTCAAAGTTTATTAGGACATGAAAGTTTATCAACAACAAGTCAATATACACACGTAACAAAAGATCAGTTAAGAAAAGTATATTTATCCGCACATCCACGTGCGTAA
- the hslU gene encoding ATP-dependent protease ATPase subunit HslU, which produces MTPHDIVDRLNDHIIGQQDAKRKVAIALRNRYRRSQLDDQLRNEIIPKNILMIGPTGVGKTEIARRMAKLVGAPFVKVEATKFTEVGYVGRDVESMIRDLVEVGRRIVKEEKKKFVHDDASQKANEKLVKLLVPSMKKKAQSNGNNPLESLFGGQFPNFNQQDEVEESPTEEIKTKREDIKKQLMNGELEEEIVKIKVEQEQQSLGMMGMENNPQMQDMLSQMMPKKKLERSLPVKTARKILTDQIANELIDQESVNEEAIQLTEQMGMVFIDEIDKIAASNSNSGQDVSRQGVQRDILPIVEGSVVQTKYGSINTEHILFIGAGAFHMSKPSDLIPELQGRFPIRVELDSLTTEDFVKILKEPKQSLLDQYKALLETEMVTINFTDEAINRLAEIAFQVNQETDNIGARRLHTILEKMLEDLSFEASNMPNAVVDITPEYVNQKLESIATNKDLSAFIL; this is translated from the coding sequence ATGACACCGCATGACATTGTTGATCGATTAAATGATCATATTATCGGTCAGCAAGATGCTAAACGTAAAGTAGCTATTGCACTTAGAAACCGATATAGAAGAAGTCAATTAGATGATCAACTTAGAAATGAAATTATTCCTAAAAATATTCTTATGATTGGACCTACAGGTGTTGGTAAGACTGAAATAGCTAGAAGAATGGCGAAATTAGTAGGTGCACCTTTTGTTAAAGTAGAAGCGACAAAATTCACAGAAGTTGGATATGTAGGTCGAGATGTTGAAAGTATGATTCGTGACTTAGTTGAAGTAGGTCGTCGAATCGTAAAGGAAGAAAAGAAAAAATTTGTGCATGATGACGCGAGTCAGAAAGCAAATGAAAAGTTAGTTAAATTGCTAGTCCCAAGCATGAAGAAAAAAGCTCAAAGCAATGGGAATAACCCATTAGAGTCTTTATTTGGAGGTCAATTTCCAAACTTTAACCAACAGGATGAAGTGGAAGAATCACCGACTGAAGAAATTAAAACAAAACGTGAAGATATTAAGAAACAATTAATGAATGGTGAGCTAGAAGAAGAAATCGTTAAAATTAAAGTAGAACAAGAGCAACAATCATTAGGTATGATGGGCATGGAAAACAATCCTCAAATGCAAGATATGTTGAGTCAAATGATGCCGAAGAAAAAACTAGAACGAAGCCTTCCAGTCAAAACTGCAAGAAAAATTTTGACGGATCAAATAGCAAATGAATTAATTGATCAAGAGTCTGTAAACGAAGAAGCGATACAACTTACAGAACAAATGGGTATGGTATTTATCGATGAAATAGATAAAATAGCTGCTAGTAATAGTAACAGTGGACAAGATGTTTCACGTCAAGGTGTTCAAAGAGATATTCTTCCAATTGTAGAAGGTAGTGTTGTTCAAACTAAATATGGTTCTATTAACACTGAGCACATTTTATTTATCGGTGCAGGTGCATTCCATATGTCTAAGCCAAGCGACTTGATTCCTGAATTACAAGGAAGGTTCCCAATTCGTGTTGAATTAGATAGTTTAACAACTGAGGATTTTGTCAAAATATTAAAAGAACCAAAACAATCACTTCTTGATCAATATAAAGCACTTCTTGAAACTGAAATGGTCACAATTAACTTTACTGACGAAGCTATCAATAGATTAGCTGAAATCGCATTTCAAGTGAATCAAGAAACAGACAATATTGGTGCGAGAAGGCTGCATACTATACTAGAAAAAATGCTTGAAGACCTTTCATTCGAAGCTTCAAATATGCCAAATGCAGTAGTGGATATTACACCAGAATACGTTAATCAAAAATTAGAATCAATTGCTACAAACAAAGATTTAAGTGCATTTATTTTATAA
- the hslV gene encoding ATP-dependent protease subunit HslV, which translates to MSSSLHATTIFAIKHNGHSAMAGDGQVTLGEQVIMKQTARKVRRLYHDKVIAGFAGSVADAFTLFEKFEVKLQEYSGNLTRAAVELAQEWRGDKMLRQLEAMLIVMNETDLLVISGTGEVIEPDDGIIAIGSGGNYALSAGRALKSYAPHLSAKEIAEASLNTAADICVFTNHEIKVEEI; encoded by the coding sequence ATGAGTTCATCATTACACGCAACAACAATATTTGCTATAAAACATAATGGCCATTCTGCAATGGCGGGTGATGGCCAAGTTACACTAGGTGAACAAGTCATCATGAAACAAACAGCTAGAAAAGTGAGAAGACTTTATCATGATAAAGTTATAGCTGGTTTTGCTGGTAGCGTTGCAGACGCGTTCACATTATTTGAAAAATTCGAAGTTAAATTACAAGAATATAGTGGTAATTTGACGAGAGCTGCCGTAGAACTTGCTCAAGAATGGCGTGGAGATAAAATGTTACGTCAACTTGAAGCGATGTTAATCGTTATGAATGAAACGGATTTACTCGTTATAAGTGGTACAGGTGAAGTTATTGAACCAGACGATGGTATAATTGCGATTGGTTCTGGTGGTAATTATGCATTGAGTGCTGGAAGAGCGCTTAAGTCATATGCACCACATTTATCAGCTAAAGAGATAGCGGAAGCTTCATTGAATACTGCTGCAGATATTTGTGTGTTCACAAATCACGAAATAAAAGTTGAAGAAATATAA
- the pyrH gene encoding UMP kinase, whose product MTKNSKYKRVVLKLSGEALAGDSGFGINPVVIKSIAQQVSEVAQMDCEVAVIVGGGNIWRGKTGSDLGMDRGTADYMGMLATVMNALALQDSLEQLECDTRVLTSIEMKQVAEPYIRRRAIRHLEKKRVVIFAAGIGNPYFSTDTTAALRAAEVEADVILMGKNNVDGVYSADPKLDPNAEKYERLTYIQMLQEGLQVMDSTASSFCMDNDIPLVVFSIMEEGNIKRAVQGEEIGTVITK is encoded by the coding sequence ATGACTAAAAATTCTAAATATAAACGCGTCGTTCTAAAACTAAGTGGTGAGGCTTTAGCTGGAGATTCAGGCTTTGGTATCAATCCAGTCGTGATCAAAAGTATTGCACAACAAGTGTCAGAAGTAGCACAAATGGACTGTGAAGTTGCAGTGATCGTTGGTGGCGGAAACATATGGAGAGGTAAAACAGGAAGCGATTTAGGAATGGATCGTGGAACGGCAGATTATATGGGCATGTTAGCCACAGTAATGAATGCTTTAGCATTACAAGATAGTTTAGAACAATTAGAATGTGATACGCGTGTATTAACTTCTATTGAAATGAAACAAGTAGCTGAACCATATATTAGAAGACGTGCGATTCGTCACTTAGAGAAAAAGAGAGTGGTTATATTTGCAGCAGGAATTGGCAATCCATATTTCTCTACAGATACAACTGCAGCTTTAAGAGCAGCTGAAGTTGAAGCTGATGTTATCTTAATGGGTAAAAACAACGTAGATGGCGTTTACTCTGCTGACCCTAAATTAGATCCTAATGCAGAAAAATACGAAAGATTAACTTATATTCAAATGTTACAAGAGGGATTACAAGTAATGGATTCAACTGCTTCATCATTCTGTATGGACAATGATATCCCACTTGTTGTATTCTCAATTATGGAAGAAGGCAATATTAAACGTGCTGTACAAGGTGAAGAAATTGGTACAGTTATTACAAAATAA
- the rpsB gene encoding 30S ribosomal protein S2 translates to MAVISMKQLLEAGVHFGHQTRRWNPKMKRYIFTERNGIYIIDLQKTVKKVDEAYNFIKSVSEEGGKVLFVGTKKQAQESVKEEAERAGHYYINQRWLGGTLTNYKTISKRVKRISEIEKMEEDGTFDVLPKKEVVELKKEYNRLIKFLGGIRDMKSMPQALFVVDPRKERNAIAEARKLHIPIVGIVDTNCDPDEIDYVIPANDDAIRAVKLLTGKMADAILEGQQGVSNEDVAAEQNIDLKETEQAPKEESTETTEA, encoded by the coding sequence ATGGCAGTTATCTCAATGAAACAATTGCTTGAAGCAGGTGTTCACTTCGGTCACCAAACACGCCGTTGGAACCCAAAAATGAAAAGATATATTTTCACAGAAAGAAACGGTATCTATATTATCGACTTACAAAAAACAGTTAAGAAAGTTGACGAAGCATACAACTTTATTAAATCTGTTTCTGAAGAAGGCGGTAAAGTATTATTCGTAGGTACTAAAAAACAAGCACAAGAGTCAGTTAAAGAAGAGGCTGAACGTGCTGGACACTACTACATTAACCAAAGATGGTTAGGTGGTACATTAACTAACTACAAAACAATTTCTAAACGTGTAAAACGTATTTCTGAAATCGAAAAAATGGAAGAAGACGGCACATTTGATGTGTTACCTAAAAAAGAAGTTGTAGAACTTAAAAAAGAATACAACCGTTTAATCAAATTCTTAGGCGGTATTCGTGATATGAAATCAATGCCTCAAGCATTATTCGTAGTTGACCCTCGTAAAGAGCGTAACGCGATTGCTGAAGCACGTAAATTACACATTCCAATCGTTGGTATTGTTGATACAAACTGTGATCCAGATGAAATCGATTATGTTATCCCTGCAAACGATGATGCTATTCGTGCTGTTAAATTGTTAACTGGTAAAATGGCTGACGCTATTTTAGAAGGTCAACAAGGCGTTTCAAATGAAGATGTAGCTGCAGAGCAAAACATCGACTTAAAAGAAACAGAACAAGCACCTAAAGAAGAATCAACTGAAACTACTGAAGCATAA
- the tsf gene encoding translation elongation factor Ts has product MMAISAKLVKELREKTGAGMMDCKKALTETDGDIDKAVDFLRENGIAKAAKKADRIAAEGTTFVASNGNDAVILELNSETDFVARNEGFQNLVKEMADHILEVKPANVEELSASKLANGQTVDEKMNESISTIGEKLTLRRFTLKTKTDNDSFGEYLHMGGRIGVLTVVEGSTNVEAAKDVAMHIAALNPKFVSRDQVSEEELAHEKEVLKQQALNEGKPENIVEKMVEGRMRKYLEEICAVDQAFVKNPDQTVAEFLKTEGGVLVDFVRYEVGEGIEKRSDNFADEVKGQMKGN; this is encoded by the coding sequence ATTATGGCTATTTCAGCTAAACTTGTTAAAGAATTACGTGAAAAAACTGGCGCAGGTATGATGGACTGTAAAAAAGCTTTAACAGAAACTGATGGTGACATCGATAAAGCGGTAGATTTCTTACGTGAAAATGGTATTGCTAAAGCTGCTAAAAAAGCAGACCGTATTGCTGCAGAAGGAACAACTTTTGTTGCTTCTAATGGTAACGATGCAGTTATTCTTGAATTAAACTCAGAAACAGATTTCGTTGCTCGTAACGAAGGTTTCCAAAACTTAGTTAAAGAAATGGCTGATCATATTCTTGAAGTTAAACCAGCTAACGTTGAAGAATTAAGCGCTTCTAAATTAGCAAATGGTCAAACTGTTGATGAAAAAATGAACGAATCAATTTCTACAATTGGTGAAAAATTAACGTTACGTAGATTCACTTTAAAAACTAAAACAGATAATGATTCATTCGGTGAGTACTTACACATGGGTGGACGTATCGGTGTATTAACTGTTGTTGAAGGATCAACTAATGTTGAAGCTGCTAAAGATGTTGCTATGCACATTGCTGCTTTAAATCCTAAATTTGTTTCTCGTGACCAAGTTTCTGAAGAAGAATTAGCTCACGAAAAAGAAGTTCTTAAACAACAAGCTTTAAATGAAGGTAAACCTGAAAATATCGTTGAAAAAATGGTTGAAGGTAGAATGCGTAAATATTTAGAAGAAATCTGTGCTGTAGATCAAGCGTTCGTTAAAAATCCAGACCAAACTGTTGCTGAATTCTTAAAAACAGAAGGTGGCGTGCTTGTAGATTTCGTTCGTTACGAAGTTGGGGAAGGTATCGAGAAACGTTCTGATAACTTTGCTGATGAAGTAAAAGGACAAATGAAAGGCAACTAA
- the topA gene encoding type I DNA topoisomerase — translation MAENLVIVESPAKAKTIEKYLGKKYKVVASMGHVRDLPRSQMGVDVENNYEPRYITIRGKGPVVKDLKRYAKKATNVYLASDPDREGEAIAWHLAHILDIDKTKKTRVVFNEITKDAVKDSFKHPREIEHELVDAQQARRILDRLVGYNISPVLWKKVKKGLSAGRVQSVALRLVIDRENEINDFKPEEYWTIEGLFKHKTKSFNAKFLHEKSKPVKLKTENDVQKITTQLDGDKFEVTQVTKKEKLRHPAKSFTTSSLQQEASRKLNFKARKTMMLAQQLYEGIDLKRQGTVGLITYMRTDSTRIADSAKAEAATFIENQYGKEYLSKAKEAKGKQGAQDAHEAVRPTSVDRTPDQMKAFLSRDQYRLYKLIWERFMASQMAPAIADTVAADITQGDLKFRANGQTIKFKGFMKVYVEAKDDTDEEKEGKLPPLEEGDIVTAEKIDPKQHYTQPPPRYTEARLVKTLEELKIGRPSTYAPTIDTIQKRNYVKVDQKRFVPTELGEIVHEAVKEYFPEIIDVDFTVNMETLLDRVADGEIEWKKVIDMFYENFKIDVARAEEEMEKIEIKDEPAGEDCELCGSPMVYKMGRYGKFMACSNFPDCRNTKAIIKTIGVKCPKCKEGEVVERKSKKNRIFYGCSQYPECDYTSWDKPLDRSCPKCETVLVERKKGKSAQVICPNCDYKEQEQK, via the coding sequence TTGGCAGAAAATCTTGTCATAGTTGAATCGCCTGCAAAAGCTAAAACCATTGAAAAATATTTAGGAAAAAAATATAAAGTCGTTGCTTCTATGGGGCATGTAAGAGATTTACCTCGTAGTCAAATGGGCGTTGATGTTGAAAATAATTATGAACCTAGATATATAACTATTCGTGGAAAAGGACCAGTCGTTAAAGATTTAAAACGTTATGCTAAAAAAGCAACAAACGTTTATCTTGCAAGTGACCCGGACCGCGAAGGCGAAGCAATTGCGTGGCATTTAGCACATATATTAGATATAGATAAAACTAAAAAAACAAGAGTAGTATTTAATGAAATTACAAAAGATGCAGTGAAAGATAGTTTTAAGCATCCTAGAGAAATTGAACATGAGTTAGTAGATGCTCAACAGGCACGTCGTATATTAGATAGACTAGTCGGATATAACATTTCTCCTGTTTTATGGAAAAAAGTTAAAAAAGGCTTATCAGCAGGACGTGTTCAATCAGTAGCGTTAAGGTTAGTTATAGACCGTGAAAATGAAATTAATGATTTTAAACCAGAAGAATACTGGACAATTGAAGGTTTGTTTAAACATAAAACGAAATCGTTCAATGCGAAGTTTTTACATGAAAAAAGCAAGCCAGTTAAATTGAAAACAGAGAATGATGTGCAAAAAATAACAACACAATTAGACGGAGACAAATTTGAGGTTACTCAAGTTACTAAAAAAGAAAAACTTAGACATCCGGCTAAATCATTTACAACTTCTTCATTACAACAAGAAGCTTCTCGTAAGTTGAACTTTAAAGCGAGAAAAACAATGATGCTTGCACAACAATTATACGAAGGTATTGATTTAAAAAGACAAGGTACAGTCGGTTTAATTACTTATATGAGAACAGACTCTACTCGTATTGCAGATAGTGCTAAAGCTGAAGCAGCAACGTTTATTGAAAATCAATATGGTAAAGAATATTTGTCGAAAGCTAAAGAAGCAAAAGGTAAACAAGGTGCACAAGATGCCCATGAAGCCGTTAGACCAACTAGCGTTGATCGTACACCGGATCAAATGAAAGCATTTTTATCTAGAGATCAATATCGTTTATATAAACTGATTTGGGAACGTTTCATGGCAAGTCAAATGGCTCCAGCAATCGCAGACACAGTTGCGGCTGATATCACTCAAGGTGATTTGAAATTTAGAGCAAATGGTCAAACAATCAAATTTAAAGGTTTCATGAAAGTTTATGTTGAAGCTAAAGATGATACAGATGAAGAAAAAGAAGGTAAATTGCCTCCTTTAGAAGAAGGTGACATTGTCACTGCAGAAAAAATTGATCCAAAGCAACATTATACGCAACCACCTCCACGATATACTGAGGCGCGTTTAGTAAAGACTTTAGAAGAACTTAAAATTGGTAGACCATCAACTTATGCACCAACAATCGATACAATTCAAAAAAGAAACTATGTAAAAGTGGACCAAAAGAGATTTGTACCTACTGAATTAGGTGAAATCGTACATGAGGCTGTTAAAGAATATTTCCCTGAAATTATAGATGTTGATTTTACAGTTAACATGGAAACACTGTTAGATAGAGTTGCTGATGGTGAAATTGAGTGGAAAAAAGTAATAGACATGTTTTATGAGAATTTCAAAATCGATGTTGCAAGAGCAGAAGAAGAAATGGAAAAAATTGAAATCAAAGATGAACCAGCTGGTGAAGACTGTGAACTATGTGGTTCGCCAATGGTTTATAAAATGGGCCGATATGGTAAGTTTATGGCTTGTTCAAACTTCCCTGACTGTAGAAATACAAAAGCTATCATTAAAACAATTGGGGTTAAGTGTCCTAAATGTAAAGAAGGCGAAGTTGTAGAACGTAAATCTAAGAAAAATAGAATTTTCTATGGTTGTTCACAATATCCTGAATGTGATTACACATCATGGGATAAACCGTTAGATCGTTCTTGTCCGAAATGTGAGACTGTACTAGTTGAACGTAAAAAAGGAAAATCTGCTCAAGTTATATGTCCAAATTGTGATTATAAAGAGCAAGAACAAAAATAA
- the frr gene encoding ribosome recycling factor translates to MADVIHETKSRMNKTIESFSRDLAAIRTGHANANLLERVNVEYYGVPTPIQQLAGISVPEARLLVVQPYDKSSVENVLKAINAANLGVNPTSDGTVIRIAVPALTEERRKELVKEAKKEAENAKVAIRNVRRDSNEDLKKQEKNGDISEDDLRNQTEQVQKITDDFIKKIDDLTVQKENDILEV, encoded by the coding sequence ATGGCAGATGTTATTCATGAAACAAAATCAAGAATGAACAAAACAATTGAAAGTTTTAGTAGAGATTTAGCTGCAATAAGAACTGGACATGCAAATGCGAATCTTTTAGAAAGAGTCAATGTTGAATATTATGGTGTTCCAACTCCTATTCAACAGTTAGCTGGTATTTCAGTACCAGAAGCTCGACTACTTGTCGTACAACCATATGATAAATCTTCAGTAGAAAATGTTCTTAAAGCGATCAATGCAGCAAATCTTGGCGTTAATCCTACTAGTGATGGTACGGTTATTAGAATTGCTGTACCTGCATTAACAGAAGAGCGCAGAAAAGAATTAGTAAAAGAAGCTAAAAAAGAAGCTGAAAATGCTAAAGTGGCAATTCGTAACGTTCGTCGTGATTCAAATGAAGATTTGAAGAAACAAGAAAAGAACGGCGATATTTCTGAAGATGACTTGAGAAATCAAACAGAGCAAGTACAAAAAATTACGGATGATTTCATCAAAAAGATTGATGATTTAACTGTACAAAAAGAAAACGATATATTGGAAGTTTAA
- the codY gene encoding GTP-sensing pleiotropic transcriptional regulator CodY: protein MSLLTKTRELNTLLQKHKGIAVDFKDMAKTISDVTVTNVFIVSRRGKILGSSLNELLSNDRIIKMLEDRHIPREYTDQLMHVQQTQSNISIEDVLTVFPPENKELFVDSRTTIFPILGGGERLGTLVVGRVTQDFNDNDLVLGEYAATVIGMEILREKHNEIEQEARDKAAITMAINSLSYSEREAIEHIFEELGASEGLLVASKVADRVGITRSVIVNALRKLESAGVIESRSLGMKGTFIRIKKERFLEELGLNK, encoded by the coding sequence ATGAGTTTATTAACAAAGACGAGAGAATTAAATACATTACTACAAAAACATAAAGGTATAGCTGTAGACTTTAAAGATATGGCGAAAACAATCAGTGATGTAACTGTAACGAACGTATTCATAGTGTCAAGAAGAGGTAAAATTTTAGGTTCAAGCTTAAACGAATTATTGAGTAACGACCGAATTATTAAAATGCTAGAAGACAGACATATTCCAAGAGAATATACAGATCAATTAATGCATGTTCAACAAACTCAATCTAACATTAGTATTGAGGATGTTTTAACTGTATTTCCACCAGAAAATAAAGAGTTATTCGTAGATAGCCGAACGACAATTTTCCCAATATTAGGTGGCGGTGAACGTTTAGGAACGCTAGTAGTAGGTCGTGTTACTCAAGATTTCAATGATAATGATCTTGTATTAGGTGAATATGCAGCAACTGTAATTGGCATGGAAATTTTAAGAGAAAAACATAATGAAATTGAACAAGAAGCTAGAGATAAAGCGGCTATTACAATGGCTATTAACTCACTTTCTTATTCAGAGAGAGAAGCGATCGAACATATTTTCGAAGAACTTGGTGCATCAGAAGGTTTATTAGTAGCATCTAAAGTTGCTGATAGAGTTGGTATTACTAGATCTGTAATTGTAAATGCATTAAGAAAATTAGAAAGTGCTGGCGTTATCGAATCTCGTTCTTTAGGTATGAAAGGAACATTCATTAGAATTAAAAAAGAACGTTTCCTAGAAGAATTAGGTTTAAATAAATAA
- the trmFO gene encoding FADH(2)-oxidizing methylenetetrahydrofolate--tRNA-(uracil(54)-C(5))-methyltransferase TrmFO has protein sequence MTSINVIGAGLAGSEAAYQIAKRGLHVNLYEMRPVKQTPAHHTDKFAELVCSNSLRGDQLTNAVGVLKEEMRQLDSLIIRAADNARVPAGGALAVDRHDFAGYITDTLKNHPNITVKNEEITEIPDGPTIIATGPLTTESLTKQIMDITGEEQLYFYDAAAPIIEKESINMDKVYLKSRYDKGDAAYLNCPMTEEEFNTFYDALIKAEVVPLKEFEKEIYFEGCMPFEVMAERGKKTLLFGPMKPVGLEDPKTGERPYAVVQLRQDDAAGTLYNIVGFQTHLKWGAQKEVISLIPGLENVDIVRYGVMHRNTFINSPSALKETYQLKSRDDLFFAGQMTGVEGYVESAASGLIAGINASKLVSGLEPIVFPRETIIGSMAYYITHANHKNFQPMNANFGLVPTLEKRIKDKKERFEKLANRALKHLNSFKVML, from the coding sequence ATGACTTCAATTAATGTTATAGGTGCTGGATTAGCAGGATCCGAAGCGGCGTATCAAATAGCCAAGAGAGGATTACATGTTAATTTATATGAAATGAGACCGGTTAAGCAAACGCCAGCACACCATACAGATAAATTTGCTGAGCTCGTATGTTCGAATTCTTTAAGAGGAGATCAGTTAACAAATGCAGTAGGTGTTTTAAAAGAAGAAATGAGACAACTTGATTCACTCATTATTCGAGCTGCAGATAATGCTCGTGTTCCTGCGGGAGGCGCACTTGCAGTAGATAGACATGATTTTGCGGGATATATTACGGACACTTTAAAGAATCATCCAAATATAACAGTGAAAAATGAAGAAATTACTGAAATACCAGATGGACCTACAATTATAGCGACTGGTCCATTAACAACAGAAAGTTTAACTAAGCAAATAATGGATATAACTGGTGAAGAGCAATTATACTTTTATGATGCAGCAGCACCAATTATTGAAAAAGAATCCATAAATATGGATAAAGTATATTTAAAATCGCGTTATGATAAAGGTGATGCAGCATATTTGAATTGTCCTATGACTGAAGAAGAATTCAATACATTTTATGATGCTTTAATTAAAGCAGAAGTTGTGCCTTTAAAAGAATTCGAAAAAGAGATTTATTTTGAAGGGTGTATGCCATTTGAAGTAATGGCTGAAAGAGGGAAGAAAACGTTATTATTCGGACCAATGAAGCCTGTAGGTTTAGAAGATCCGAAAACTGGTGAAAGACCATATGCAGTTGTTCAATTACGACAAGATGATGCGGCGGGCACTTTATATAATATTGTTGGATTTCAAACGCATTTAAAATGGGGTGCTCAAAAAGAAGTGATTTCACTTATCCCTGGTCTAGAAAATGTTGATATTGTTCGTTATGGTGTTATGCATAGAAACACATTTATCAATTCGCCAAGTGCATTAAAAGAAACGTATCAATTAAAATCAAGAGATGATTTATTTTTTGCTGGCCAAATGACAGGTGTTGAAGGTTATGTAGAAAGTGCTGCTAGTGGTTTAATTGCTGGTATAAATGCGAGTAAATTAGTTTCTGGTTTAGAACCTATCGTATTCCCTAGAGAAACGATTATTGGAAGTATGGCTTATTATATAACACATGCCAATCATAAAAATTTCCAACCAATGAATGCTAACTTTGGATTAGTACCTACATTAGAAAAACGAATTAAAGATAAAAAAGAACGATTTGAGAAACTAGCAAATCGTGCACTTAAACACTTAAATTCATTTAAAGTCATGTTATAG